Genomic DNA from Salvia miltiorrhiza cultivar Shanhuang (shh) chromosome 1, IMPLAD_Smil_shh, whole genome shotgun sequence:
TGCACAGCAACGCCAACGGCCTCTCTGGCGGCTCTACACACTAGCTGCACCCAGAATAACTAAATGGGAACAAGCATGACATGAAGCTTCTTATTCGATCCAAGAATTAAATGGACATTGGTTCACACAAAAATAAACACCAATTTTTGTCTTCTTTTTCTCACGCTATGAGCAACGCCTCTCTCTAGCAGCGCATCTCCACCACCTAAAGAAGAAATAAGGAATCAAAGAAGACCTGAGGTCCTGCCTTCGAGTCCTACGTGGCGCattctttaaattttattatttatttacgtaatttatcaaaaaaaaaaataaaagaatcaaagaagacAAAAGGTAAGGAGTGGACCTTTTTCAAATGGGCCGAGGTCAATGTTGGGTCAACACAATCCCAACAGGTCCATTATTTAAAATGGCCAATGTTGGGCCAACACAATCCCAATAATTggtaaaaatagaaaaaagggAGGAGTATCATCTCCAATACACAATAcaaacaattttatatataacacAATAGTAGTAAGATGCTAAGAGGCTGGTGACTTTTTCTTGCTTTGCTTGGTGGGAATGGGCACTTGAATAAACCCAAATTTCTTCCTCTGCATGAAGTATTGCTTCTGCACATTCCCTTCTCCTGCAGTTTTATTGGGATGCAGAATGAGCCTGCTCTGCTCCCTCAGCATCTGGCTCAACGACACATGCTGCTTCTCCGACTGATTCTCCACCACCACGTCGTCTCGCACAATCACCTTCCTGCTACTACTCAGCACGTCCCCGATCGAAGCAGGCTTCTGCGAGTTCCTCAACTTGAACTTGGCGAAGCTATCCTCCACCACCACGTTGTTCTCATCCTCGAACTTCTCGAGCACCGGGACCTCGAGGTGATGAGAAGGTGTGTCGATGAATTTGGTGGTGCAGAGCTGATCGGCCTGCTTGGCCTTTTGAGACAGAGCCTTGTATTCCTCGAAGGAGAGCGTGATGCCATCTCCTTGATTGGCATTGGTTCGAGCGAGGGCGATGGCCTCGACGGCCTTAGCCGCCTCCTCCATCTTCTTGGCCGCGTTGAGCCTCATCTCGGCCATCCGGATGCAGTCCTTGGTGCGCTCTATCTCGGCCATCGCCTCCATCACCTCGTACCTCGACGCCTCCGTCATCTTCTTGTACTGCTCTGCCTCGAAGCCTATGCTTTGCTTGCTCGACGACACGGTTAGAGAGACGTGATGGTGGGTCTCTTGCAGCTGCATCTTGCTTGCCCTGTGAAGCAAAATTTTATCTTTTCTTAGATTCTTGTTGAGGGACTCAACGGAGGCTTGAATTGCAGCGAGATCAACCGACGTTTTGCTGAGGTTGAGCTTCGCCTGGTTGAGCTCGCTGAACATGAGGCCAGGCGACGGCCACGCGACGTCGAGCTCGGGGATGAGATTGAGTTTCAGGCCTTGGACGAAGCTCTTTGCTGCTTCCAGCTCTTTCAACACGTTCAGTGTTTGCTGCTCTTTCATTATCAGATCCCTCTCCAGTCGTACTGCCTCTTCCTCTATCTTCTCCACATCGAACGCCTCATTCTTCTGCTGCAACAATTAATCATCACAACTATTGCATCCATCAAAACTTATATTGCGAATACGACACTTCACATCACGACTCCATCTATGATGCCATGAATTCCGAAAAGGAAAACACACcatctttgtggacggacgaaaatgataATAAACACACGATCTCATCTTTGTGGACAGAGGGAATACTTGGCGCAGTGCTAAAATTGTTAACATTTATTAAGTTATTCGGTATGAGATGTGACATTGCACTGCGAAAAATACTTTGATAGGAAACCATCAACTTAGTGCTCCAAAACAAACTTTATTTCTCCATTTAACCCAGCTCCCCATCATCTGAATTTGGAACACAGCACTCCATAGTGATAAATCTAGCAGCACTGTCACTGCAGGCCCACTAACATGGGCCGCAACAAGTGTATCTACTCAAAATAAGCTTCTTTTTTTTCGTTAGTTGGTGTAATAATAACTtctttttggaaaaaaaaaataatttctttttcgaGTCAATTTCCATGCATTGCTGAAAATTAAAACAAGTTGCTTAAGTTCTTCACACTAATTGCAATCGTCGTCAAGCTTCTATGATGGAAAAGTAGTAATTCGTTTCTTAGTGGCGCAGCAAAAATGCCAATAAAAACTCCAAATATATACTTTGTAAATATGAAAAATCATCAAGTTTGTCTTTCCCAATCATCCAAGATGATAAACATCCTGTCCCATTTTAGTCCAGCTACATAAACTAACTCGATCTATTTCTTACCCAAATGCTCACATTAATTTCAAGTATTACGATTATAGCGCAAGGAACAAGAAGAGACAGAGTTGCATAAGATTATAAAGATTAGAAAAggtaagaaagaaaaagaaccaACATTGGGTAAGTGATGAGGAATCCAAGGGCCGCTGCCGCCGAAGTGGTCGACAGCCTCCTTGACCGACTCGAACGGCGGCGAAGTGTCGATTTCCACCCGGGGATCGATAACCTTTTTGGTGTCGGCGGATTCCGCCATATGCTtttattgagagtgatgaactTGGAATTCAGAGAAATGGAATATTGTTGGTTAATGCAGCAACAATAGCTATAGTCTATATATGGAGAAAGTGGCGATAATTGGGATTGGAATAGATGAGCATATGCATATTGCAATTGCAATGATGGAGGGTA
This window encodes:
- the LOC131006410 gene encoding WEB family protein At2g40480-like isoform X3, with product MAESADTKKVIDPRVEIDTSPPFESVKEAVDHFGGSGPWIPHHLPNQKNEAFDVEKIEEEAVRLERDLIMKEQQTLNVLKELEAAKSFVQGLKLNLIPELDVAWPSPGLMFSELNQAKLNLSKTASKMQLQETHHHVSLTVSSSKQSIGFEAEQYKKMTEASRYEVMEAMAEIERTKDCIRMAEMRLNAAKKMEEAAKAVEAIALARTNANQGDGITLSFEEYKALSQKAKQADQLCTTKFIDTPSHHLEVPVLEKFEDENNVVVEDSFAKFKLRNSQKPASIGDVLSSSRKVIVRDDVVVENQSEKQHVSLSQMLREQSRLILHPNKTAGEGNVQKQYFMQRKKFGFIQVPIPTKQSKKKSPAS
- the LOC131006410 gene encoding WEB family protein At2g40480-like isoform X2, yielding MAESADTKKVIDPRVEIDTSPPFESVKEAVDHFGGSGPWIPHHLPNKNEAFDVEKIEEEAVRLERDLIMKEQQTLNVLKELEAAKSFVQGLKLNLIPELDVAWPSPGLMFSELNQAKLNLSKTSVDLAAIQASVESLNKNLRKDKILLHRASKMQLQETHHHVSLTVSSSKQSIGFEAEQYKKMTEASRYEVMEAMAEIERTKDCIRMAEMRLNAAKKMEEAAKAVEAIALARTNANQGDGITLSFEEYKALSQKAKQADQLCTTKFIDTPSHHLEVPVLEKFEDENNVVVEDSFAKFKLRNSQKPASIGDVLSSSRKVIVRDDVVVENQSEKQHVSLSQMLREQSRLILHPNKTAGEGNVQKQYFMQRKKFGFIQVPIPTKQSKKKSPAS
- the LOC131006410 gene encoding WEB family protein At2g40480-like isoform X1 — protein: MAESADTKKVIDPRVEIDTSPPFESVKEAVDHFGGSGPWIPHHLPNQKNEAFDVEKIEEEAVRLERDLIMKEQQTLNVLKELEAAKSFVQGLKLNLIPELDVAWPSPGLMFSELNQAKLNLSKTSVDLAAIQASVESLNKNLRKDKILLHRASKMQLQETHHHVSLTVSSSKQSIGFEAEQYKKMTEASRYEVMEAMAEIERTKDCIRMAEMRLNAAKKMEEAAKAVEAIALARTNANQGDGITLSFEEYKALSQKAKQADQLCTTKFIDTPSHHLEVPVLEKFEDENNVVVEDSFAKFKLRNSQKPASIGDVLSSSRKVIVRDDVVVENQSEKQHVSLSQMLREQSRLILHPNKTAGEGNVQKQYFMQRKKFGFIQVPIPTKQSKKKSPAS
- the LOC131006410 gene encoding WEB family protein At2g40480-like isoform X4; protein product: MAESADTKKVIDPRVEIDTSPPFESVKEAVDHFGGSGPWIPHHLPNKNEAFDVEKIEEEAVRLERDLIMKEQQTLNVLKELEAAKSFVQGLKLNLIPELDVAWPSPGLMFSELNQAKLNLSKTASKMQLQETHHHVSLTVSSSKQSIGFEAEQYKKMTEASRYEVMEAMAEIERTKDCIRMAEMRLNAAKKMEEAAKAVEAIALARTNANQGDGITLSFEEYKALSQKAKQADQLCTTKFIDTPSHHLEVPVLEKFEDENNVVVEDSFAKFKLRNSQKPASIGDVLSSSRKVIVRDDVVVENQSEKQHVSLSQMLREQSRLILHPNKTAGEGNVQKQYFMQRKKFGFIQVPIPTKQSKKKSPAS